The Ananas comosus cultivar F153 linkage group 7, ASM154086v1, whole genome shotgun sequence genome has a window encoding:
- the LOC109713522 gene encoding dof zinc finger protein DOF3.7-like isoform X1, translating into MLCNVEEEKEKKKKKKMLVVDILSTNQWPQAMGERLALMPGNNNNNNNNNRSISTSTTITTVVTTTSNSAAAAAAAGGASCAAAAAAAPPAPPPLKCPRCDSTNTKFCYYNNYSLSQPRHFCKACKRYWTRGGTLRNVPVGGGCRKNKRPKKQSSHVAGGSDRITGLVPVPGPVGPGPVPLLPPLSHLDVSINPLLFAAASSSMSLPLIPNLQSSTATQIPIDLQPHVEYQLRGGNEFPLGQIQQPGLAAEFPLLGQSLLPNSIASLLELNGSGGIIKNEKVMESAAAAAASNNNDRVEWLTPCESSFESFGASNVALNPTDSPYFYWNSGIIGGGGSSWADAANCGPSIAPLL; encoded by the exons ATGCTCTGCAATGtagaggaagagaaggagaagaagaagaagaagaagatgctagTGGTGGACATCCTCTCCACCAACCAATGGCCACAG GCCATGGGCGAGAGACTTGCTCTGATGCCcggaaataataataataacaataataataatcgcTCAATCAGCACCTCCACCACCATCACCACCGTTGTCACCACCACCAGTAACAGCGCAGCTGCAGCGGCGGCTGCAGGGGGCGCATCAtgcgccgccgcagcagcagcagcgccCCCGGCCCCGCCGCCGCTGAAGTGCCCGCGGTGTGATTCGACGAACACGAAATTCTGCTACTACAACAACTACAGCCTCTCGCAGCCGCGGCACTTCTGCAAGGCCTGCAAGCGCTACTGGACCCGCGGCGGCACCCTCCGCAACGTCCCCGTCGGCGGCGGCTGCCGGAAGAACAAGCGCCCTAAAAAGCAATCCTCGCACGTCGCCGGCGGTTCCGACCGAATTACAGGCCTCGTCCCCGTCCCCGGCCCAGTAGGCCCCGGGCCGGTACCGCTCCTCCCGCCTCTCTCGCATCTCGATGTATCCATCAATCCTTTACTCTTCGCGGCCGCCTCCTCCTCTATGAGTCTCCCCTTAATCCCGAACCTGCAAAGCTCGACCGCCACCCAAATTCCGATTGATCTCCAACCTCATGTCGAATACCAACTACGCGGCGGCAATGAGTTCCCGCTCGGCCAAATTCAGCAGCCAGGGCTCGCCGCCGAGTTCCCGTTGCTCGGGCAGTCCCTGTTGCCGAATTCGATTGCATCGCTCCTCGAGCTGAACGGGAGTGGTGGGATCATCAAGAATGAGAAGGTGATGGAATctgcggcagcagcggcggcgagTAATAATAATGATAGAGTAGAGTGGCTAACGCCGTGTGAGAGCTCGTTCGAATCGTTTGGCGCCTCGAACGTTGCCCTAAATCCGACCGACTCGCCGTATTTTTATTGGAATTCTGGAAtaatcggcggcggcggcagcagttGGGCTGATGCCGCTAACTGCGGACCATCAATTGCACCTCTTCTGTAG
- the LOC109713073 gene encoding probable 5'-adenylylsulfate reductase 1, chloroplastic isoform X1, which translates to MASAISSISSHSSAPRDRKVLQMKQFEPSIAQSTAIGASRGRRWVVSRPIYAAAPPPPATAPPPAAALPHAAAVAAVEEEEVVVDYEKLAKGLESASPLEIVDEALKRFGGDIAIAFSGAEDVALIEYARLTGRPFRVFSLDTGRLNPETYRFFDAVEKHYGIHIEYMFPDAVEVQGLVRSKGLFSFYEDGHQECCSIRKVRPLKRALKGLRAWITGQRKDQSPGTRAHIPLVQVDPSFEGMGGGIGSLIKWNPLATVEGKDIWNFIRTMGVPVNLLHSQGYVSIGCEPCTRPVLPGQHEREGRWWWEDAKAKECGLHKGNINANGSQEVVINRDGALRTNSVNGVADIFETQAIVNLHRQGIDNLLKLENRVEPWLVVLYAPWCGFCQGMETSFVELAEKLSGSGVKVGKFRADGDQKQFAQKELRLGSFPTIIFFPKHASRPVKYPSERRDVDSLLAFVNALR; encoded by the exons ATGGCTTCGGCGATCTCTTCGATCTCCTCGCACTCGAGCGCCCCTCGCGATCGCAAAG TGCTCCAGATGAAGCAATTTGAGCCGTCGATCGCACAGTCGACGGCGATCGGCGCCTCGCGGGGGAGACGGTGGGTGGTGAGCAGGCCGATCTACGCAGCGGCACCACCACCGCCGGCGACGGCGCCACCGCCGGCGGCGGCGCTACCGCatgcggcggcggtggcggcggtggaggaggaggaggtggtggtggatTACGAGAAGCTGGCGAAGGGGTTGGAGAGCGCTTCGCCTCTGGAGATTGTGGATGAAGCTCTTAAGCGATTCGGAGGCGACATTGCCATTGCTTTTAG TGGAGCTGAGGATGTGGCGTTGATAGAATATGCCCGGTTGACGGGCCGACCATTCAGGGTCTTCAGCCTCGACACCGGACGACTAAACCCAGAGACCTACAGGTTCTTCGATGCCGTAGAGAAGCACTACGGCATCCACATCGAATACATGTTTCCCGATGCGGTAGAAGTTCAAGGCCTTGTGAGAAGCAAGGGCCTCTTCTCCTTCTATGAGGATGGGCACCAAGAATGCTGCAGTATAAGGAAGGTTAGACCCTTAAAGAGGGCTCTGAAGGGTCTTAGGGCTTGGATCACTGGTCAAAGGAAAGATCAGTCCCCTGGCACTCGAGCACATATCCCTCTTGTCCAG GTTGATCCTTCCTTTGAAGGGATGGGTGGTGGGATTGGGAGCTTGATTAAGTGGAACCCGCTCGCTACTGTCGAAGGAAAGGATATTTGGAATTTCATCAGAACCATGGGTGTGCCGGTGAACTTATTACATTCACAG GGTTATGTCTCGATTGGCTGCGAGCCGTGCACCAGACCAGTCCTGCCCGGGCAACACGAGAGGGAAGGAAGGTGGTGGTGGGAGGATGCAAAGGCTAAGGAGTGTGGACTCCACAAGGGGAACATCAACGCAAACGGGTCCCAAGAGGTTGTCATTAACAGGGATGGGGCTCTTCGCACCAACTCTGTAAATGGCGTGGCGGACATCTTTGAGACCCAAGCTATAGTCAACCTTCACAGGCAGGGAATTGATAACCTACTAAAGCTGGAAAATAGGGTGGAACCTTGGCTTGTCGTCCTCTATGCCCCTTGGTGCGGCTTTTGCCAG GGAATGGAAACATCATTTGTTGAATTGGCAGAGAAGCTCTCTGGTTCAGGTGTTAAAGTGGGAAAGTTCCGGGCTGACGGGGATCAGAAGCAATTCGCGCAGAAGGAGCTGCGGTTGGGAAGCTTCCCCACAATTATCTTCTTCCCAAAGCATGCATCTAGGCCTGTAAAGTACCCTTCCGAGAGGCGAGATGTCGACTCGCTCCTCGCTTTCGTCAATGCCCTCCGATGA
- the LOC109713073 gene encoding probable 5'-adenylylsulfate reductase 1, chloroplastic isoform X2 yields MKQFEPSIAQSTAIGASRGRRWVVSRPIYAAAPPPPATAPPPAAALPHAAAVAAVEEEEVVVDYEKLAKGLESASPLEIVDEALKRFGGDIAIAFSGAEDVALIEYARLTGRPFRVFSLDTGRLNPETYRFFDAVEKHYGIHIEYMFPDAVEVQGLVRSKGLFSFYEDGHQECCSIRKVRPLKRALKGLRAWITGQRKDQSPGTRAHIPLVQVDPSFEGMGGGIGSLIKWNPLATVEGKDIWNFIRTMGVPVNLLHSQGYVSIGCEPCTRPVLPGQHEREGRWWWEDAKAKECGLHKGNINANGSQEVVINRDGALRTNSVNGVADIFETQAIVNLHRQGIDNLLKLENRVEPWLVVLYAPWCGFCQGMETSFVELAEKLSGSGVKVGKFRADGDQKQFAQKELRLGSFPTIIFFPKHASRPVKYPSERRDVDSLLAFVNALR; encoded by the exons ATGAAGCAATTTGAGCCGTCGATCGCACAGTCGACGGCGATCGGCGCCTCGCGGGGGAGACGGTGGGTGGTGAGCAGGCCGATCTACGCAGCGGCACCACCACCGCCGGCGACGGCGCCACCGCCGGCGGCGGCGCTACCGCatgcggcggcggtggcggcggtggaggaggaggaggtggtggtggatTACGAGAAGCTGGCGAAGGGGTTGGAGAGCGCTTCGCCTCTGGAGATTGTGGATGAAGCTCTTAAGCGATTCGGAGGCGACATTGCCATTGCTTTTAG TGGAGCTGAGGATGTGGCGTTGATAGAATATGCCCGGTTGACGGGCCGACCATTCAGGGTCTTCAGCCTCGACACCGGACGACTAAACCCAGAGACCTACAGGTTCTTCGATGCCGTAGAGAAGCACTACGGCATCCACATCGAATACATGTTTCCCGATGCGGTAGAAGTTCAAGGCCTTGTGAGAAGCAAGGGCCTCTTCTCCTTCTATGAGGATGGGCACCAAGAATGCTGCAGTATAAGGAAGGTTAGACCCTTAAAGAGGGCTCTGAAGGGTCTTAGGGCTTGGATCACTGGTCAAAGGAAAGATCAGTCCCCTGGCACTCGAGCACATATCCCTCTTGTCCAG GTTGATCCTTCCTTTGAAGGGATGGGTGGTGGGATTGGGAGCTTGATTAAGTGGAACCCGCTCGCTACTGTCGAAGGAAAGGATATTTGGAATTTCATCAGAACCATGGGTGTGCCGGTGAACTTATTACATTCACAG GGTTATGTCTCGATTGGCTGCGAGCCGTGCACCAGACCAGTCCTGCCCGGGCAACACGAGAGGGAAGGAAGGTGGTGGTGGGAGGATGCAAAGGCTAAGGAGTGTGGACTCCACAAGGGGAACATCAACGCAAACGGGTCCCAAGAGGTTGTCATTAACAGGGATGGGGCTCTTCGCACCAACTCTGTAAATGGCGTGGCGGACATCTTTGAGACCCAAGCTATAGTCAACCTTCACAGGCAGGGAATTGATAACCTACTAAAGCTGGAAAATAGGGTGGAACCTTGGCTTGTCGTCCTCTATGCCCCTTGGTGCGGCTTTTGCCAG GGAATGGAAACATCATTTGTTGAATTGGCAGAGAAGCTCTCTGGTTCAGGTGTTAAAGTGGGAAAGTTCCGGGCTGACGGGGATCAGAAGCAATTCGCGCAGAAGGAGCTGCGGTTGGGAAGCTTCCCCACAATTATCTTCTTCCCAAAGCATGCATCTAGGCCTGTAAAGTACCCTTCCGAGAGGCGAGATGTCGACTCGCTCCTCGCTTTCGTCAATGCCCTCCGATGA
- the LOC109713358 gene encoding LOW QUALITY PROTEIN: uncharacterized protein LOC109713358 (The sequence of the model RefSeq protein was modified relative to this genomic sequence to represent the inferred CDS: substituted 1 base at 1 genomic stop codon) produces the protein MSATRSMLSVCFSGLRCFQVLSPLLSSSPRLRTFGTLKPSSPTSTMSSSSSSSSXACSRCTFINPPSQKSSCQVCLSPSLLPPPSSSSSPSPPPPSSSSSLRWNCRACTFSNAAAASSSCEMCGAAAPYSAALADAALDPDEISDPSVGSVFLPLRRCGRKRPALEAAERPAGDMAAAYERPSSSELGNAEANSKRSTFKIMTYNVWFREDLEVRRRMEALGDLVQQHKPDLICFQEVTPNIYQLFRNSKWWKEYKCSVSYEMAAERPYFCMQLSKLPVKAFNVKPFSNSIMGRELCLADINIGGGRNLVLATTHLESPCPAPPRWDQMYSKERTAQANESLSLLSDSPNVIFGGDMNWDEKSDGPFPLPNGWIDAWVELKRGENGWTYDTKANPMLTGNRTLQKRLDRFVCKLKDFKVESVEMIGKEAISGLSYCKEKKVRKEVKQLVLPVLPSDHFGLLLTVSSHDKNV, from the exons ATGAGCGCGACCCGATCTATGCTCTCCGTGTGTTTCTCCGGACTAAGGTGTTTTCAAGTGCTCTCGCCCCTGTTGTCTTCGTCACCCCGTCTGCGTACATTTGGAACCCTCAAACCCTCGTCTCCAACATCAACAatgtcgtcgtcgtcctcctcctcctcctgagCCTGCTCCCGCTGCACCTTCATAAACCCTCCCTCTCAGAAATCCTCGTGCCAGGTTTGCCTCTCCCCTTCTCTTCTCcctcccccttcctcctcctcttctccctctcctcctcctccttcttcttcttcgtctcttCGCTGGAACTGCCGTGCCTGCACCTTCTccaacgccgccgccgcctcctcctcctgcgagaTGTGCGGCGCCGCCGCGCCCTACTCCGCCGCTCTTGCCGACGCCGCCCTCGACCCCGACGAGATCTCCGACCCCTCCGTCGGCTCCGTcttcctccccctccgccgctgCGGCCGCAAGCGCCCGGCGCTGGAGGCGGCGGAGCGCCCTGCGGGGGATATGGCGGCGGCATATGAGCGGCCGTCGTCTTCGGAGCTCG GAAATGCCGAAGCTAATTCAAAAAGGAGCACATTCAAAATCATGACCTACAATGTCTGGTTTCGTGAAGATCTGGAAGTGCGTAGGAGAATGGAAGCTCTTGGCGATCTGGTTCAGCAACACAAACCTGATCTCATATGCTTCCAA GAGGTCACGCCGAACATATATCAACTTTTTCGAAACTCTAAGTGGTGGAAAGAGTATAAATGCTCTGTTTCTTACGAAATGGCTGCTGAAAGACCCTATTTCTGCATGCAG CTGAGCAAGTTGCCAGTGAAAGCATTCAACGTCAAACCATTCAGCAACTCCATAATGGGGAGAGAGCTATGCTTAGCCGATATCAATATTGGAGGTGGGAGAAACTTGGTACTTGCCACTACTCACCTGGAGAGCCCCTGTCCGGCCCCGCCTCGTTGGGATCAGATGTACAGCAAGGAACGGACAGCTCAGGCGAACGAATCCCTCAGCCTTCTCAGCGACTCACCTAATGTAATATTCGGCGGTGACATGAATTGGGATGAGAAATCTGATGGCCCTTTCCCTCTACCAAATGGCTGGATCGATGCCTGGGTCGAGCTGAAGCGAGGAGAAAATGGCTGGACTTATGATACAAAAGCTAACCCAATGTTGACGGGAAACCGGACTTTGCAGAAGCGCTTGGATCGATTCGTGTGTAAATTGAAGGATTTCAAGGTCGAAAGTGTAGAGATGATCGGCAAGGAGGCGATATCAGGGCTTTCGTACTGCAAGGAGAAGAAAGTCAGGAAAGAGGTGAAGCAGCTGGTGCTTCCTGTGCTGCCTAGTGATCACTTTGGGCTTCTCTTGACGGTTTCGAGCCACGACAAGAACGTCTGA
- the LOC109713522 gene encoding dof zinc finger protein DOF3.7-like isoform X2 — protein MGERLALMPGNNNNNNNNNRSISTSTTITTVVTTTSNSAAAAAAAGGASCAAAAAAAPPAPPPLKCPRCDSTNTKFCYYNNYSLSQPRHFCKACKRYWTRGGTLRNVPVGGGCRKNKRPKKQSSHVAGGSDRITGLVPVPGPVGPGPVPLLPPLSHLDVSINPLLFAAASSSMSLPLIPNLQSSTATQIPIDLQPHVEYQLRGGNEFPLGQIQQPGLAAEFPLLGQSLLPNSIASLLELNGSGGIIKNEKVMESAAAAAASNNNDRVEWLTPCESSFESFGASNVALNPTDSPYFYWNSGIIGGGGSSWADAANCGPSIAPLL, from the coding sequence ATGGGCGAGAGACTTGCTCTGATGCCcggaaataataataataacaataataataatcgcTCAATCAGCACCTCCACCACCATCACCACCGTTGTCACCACCACCAGTAACAGCGCAGCTGCAGCGGCGGCTGCAGGGGGCGCATCAtgcgccgccgcagcagcagcagcgccCCCGGCCCCGCCGCCGCTGAAGTGCCCGCGGTGTGATTCGACGAACACGAAATTCTGCTACTACAACAACTACAGCCTCTCGCAGCCGCGGCACTTCTGCAAGGCCTGCAAGCGCTACTGGACCCGCGGCGGCACCCTCCGCAACGTCCCCGTCGGCGGCGGCTGCCGGAAGAACAAGCGCCCTAAAAAGCAATCCTCGCACGTCGCCGGCGGTTCCGACCGAATTACAGGCCTCGTCCCCGTCCCCGGCCCAGTAGGCCCCGGGCCGGTACCGCTCCTCCCGCCTCTCTCGCATCTCGATGTATCCATCAATCCTTTACTCTTCGCGGCCGCCTCCTCCTCTATGAGTCTCCCCTTAATCCCGAACCTGCAAAGCTCGACCGCCACCCAAATTCCGATTGATCTCCAACCTCATGTCGAATACCAACTACGCGGCGGCAATGAGTTCCCGCTCGGCCAAATTCAGCAGCCAGGGCTCGCCGCCGAGTTCCCGTTGCTCGGGCAGTCCCTGTTGCCGAATTCGATTGCATCGCTCCTCGAGCTGAACGGGAGTGGTGGGATCATCAAGAATGAGAAGGTGATGGAATctgcggcagcagcggcggcgagTAATAATAATGATAGAGTAGAGTGGCTAACGCCGTGTGAGAGCTCGTTCGAATCGTTTGGCGCCTCGAACGTTGCCCTAAATCCGACCGACTCGCCGTATTTTTATTGGAATTCTGGAAtaatcggcggcggcggcagcagttGGGCTGATGCCGCTAACTGCGGACCATCAATTGCACCTCTTCTGTAG
- the LOC109713277 gene encoding pentatricopeptide repeat-containing protein At5g66520-like: MVEVPKGAISPGESRFLPPQFKIPTPAWLHHHPHPSPHSSSKPSPPSPNPPPWLPPPHHPPLLRHLLLSSSSSSSSAMGDLRQLHAHAVVSGAMGDPSVASRLISLAADASLPYALSILAQTPSPDPFALNALLRAHALRPDPFGALRFYADALRSPAAAEFSFPNPRTFPIILKACSLAPALRFGEMVHAQVVKVGLGSAASVQNFLVYMYASCGRIELARIAFDAISELNAASMNMMLDAYVKCGHLGDARKVFDEMPERDVLCWSVLINGYVQDSHFKEGLVLFRAMLGENKEPNESILVNVLSACAHLGAIEQGMWVEGYVKKKSIRLSVRLGTALLDMYLKCGCVEKAFEVFRTMEERNVTTWSAMIGGLAVNGHAKDALGLFSQMEFDGIIPNEVTFVGVLNSCSHSGLVEEGEKYFNSMTSLYGIKPNIHHYCCLVDLYGRAGLLDKAEKVIKKTPMKANSAVWGALLNSCKIHGNAVLGERVGKKLLELDPTNSGRYVLLSNIYAVNGRWEDVAELRRLMKERGVNKTPGSSFIDLRGSVHEFIAGDKIHPRRREIYAMVDEMGRKLRAAGYRPNTDQVLIDMHEEEKGTSLLHHSEKLALAFGLICSDLGSVIRITKNLRVCDDCHEAMKLVSRVCKREIVVRDRCRFHHFRDGACSCKDYW; the protein is encoded by the exons atggTTGAGGTTCCCAAGGGGGCTATTAGTCCTGGTGAAAGCAG GTTTTTACCTCCTCAATTCAAAATTCCAACACCAGCATGGCTTCATCACCATCCTCATCCCTCTCCCCATTCCTCCTCCAAACCCTCTCCACCAAGCCCTAACCCTCCCCCATGGCTCCCACCACCACACCACCCAcctctcctccgccacctcctcctctcctcctcctcctcctcctcctccgccatgggCGACCTCCGCCAACTCCACGCCCACGCCGTCGTCTCCGGGGCCATGGGCGACCCCTCCGTCGCCTCGCGCCTCATCTCCCTCGCCGCGGACGCCTCACTCCCCTACGCCCTCTCCATCCTCGCACAAACCCCCTCCCCCGACCCCTTCGCCCTCAACGCCCTCCTCCGCGCCCACGCCCTTCGCCCCGACCCCTTCGGCGCCCTCCGCTTCTACGCCGACGCTCTCCgatcccccgccgccgccgaattCTCCTTCCCCAACCCGCGCACCTTCCCCATTATCCTAAAGGCGTGCTCTTTGGCCCCGGCGCTGCGATTCGGCGAAATGGTGCATGCCCAGGTGGTCAAAGTGGGCTTGGGATCTGCGGCTTCAGTACAAAACTTCTTGGTCTATATGTATGCTTCTTGCGGTCGTATAGAGTTGGCGAGGATCGCCTTTGATGCGATTTCGGAGCTCAATGCGGCCTCGATGAACATGATGCTGGATGCGTATGTGAAGTGCGGGCATTTGGGCGATGCGCGGAaggtgttcgatgaaatgcctgAGAGAGATGTTTTGTGTTGGAGTGTGTTGATTAATGGGTATGTTCAGGATAGTCATTTTAAAGAGGGTTTGGTTTTGTTTAGAGCGATGTTGGGGGAGAATAAAGAGCCCAATGAAAGCATATTGGTGAACGTACTCTCCGCGTGCGCTCATTTAGGGGCGATCGAGCAGGGGATGTGGGTCGAAGGGTATGTTAAAAAGAAGAGCATAAGGCTCAGTGTTCGCTTAGGTACTGCGCTTCTCGACATGTATTTAAAGTGTGGTTGTGTAGAAAAGGCTTTCGAAGTATTTAGGACCATGGAGGAGAGAAATGTGACCACTTGGAGCGCGATGATCGGAGGGCTTGCGGTTAATGGTCACGCTAAAGATGCTTTGGGTTTATTCTCGCAAATGGAGTTCGATGGAATAATACCAAATGAAGTAACATTTGTTGGTGTCTTGAATTCTTGTAGCCATTCCGGGCTAGTCGAAGAAGGAGAAAAGTACTTCAATTCTATGACATCATTGTATGGAATCAAACCAAATATTCACCATTATTGTTGTTTAGTTGATCTTTACGGTCGAGCTGGGTTATTAGATAAAGCAGAGAAAGTGATTAAGAAGACGCCGATGAAGGCCAATAGCGCGGTTTGGGGAGCTCTACTCAATTCATGCAAGATTCACGGGAATGCCGTGTTAGGCGAACGAGTAGGAAAGAAGCTTCTTGAACTGGATCCGACAAACAGTGGGAGGTATGTGCTGCTATCAAATATATATGCAGTAAATGGAAGATGGGAAGATGTAGCAGAGTTAAGGAGATTGATGAAGGAAAGAGGGGTAAATAAAACACCAGGGAGTAGCTTTATAGACCTAAGAGGTAGTGTTCACGAGTTCATTGCGGGAGATAAAATTCACCCTCGTAGAAGAGAGATATACGCAATGGTGGATGAAATGGGGAGAAAGCTACGAGCGGCGGGGTACCGACCCAACACCGACCAAGTGTTGATTGATATGCATGAGGAAGAGAAGGGCACCTCACTTCTCCACCACAGCGAGAAATTGGCTCTTGCCTTTGGGTTGATATGTAGCGATCTGGGTTCTGTAATCAGGATTACAAAGAACCTTCGTGTTTGTGACGATTGCCACGAGGCGATGAAGTTGGTATCGAGGGTATGCAAGCGAGAAATTGTTGTGAGGGACCGATGCCGGTTCCACCATTTTAGGGATGGTGCTTGTTCTTGCAAAGATTATTGGTGA